The Pontibacter sp. SGAir0037 DNA segment GCAGGAGTGGGGGCAGTATGCAGTGTACCAGGCACAGGCCTGCACTTAATATGCCTAACCAGTCGGGGGTAGTTTTTTTGCTTTGGAGTCTAAGAACTTTATCTTTCATTGTCATCATGCCACAAATCTACAAAACAGTTTTTCTTTTGCAACATAGTTGCAAAAGAAAAACTGTTTTGTAGATTTGTGGAAAAAGAAAGTATGATCAGAACACAAGCACTTCGGTACAGGTACCCACAGAGCAGAGACATGGCTTTTCCGGATCTTGCCTGTGGAGCGGGGGAACATTTGTTGCTGTTGGGAAGATCGGGTATCGGCAAGACCACCCTGTTGCATTTACTGGCAGGGCTTATACTTCCGCAGGAGGGGGAAATCTGGATCAACGGTACAGATATCACTAACTTAAGTACGACAAAGCTTGATAAATTCCGGGGGCAGCATATTGGGCTGGTTTTCCAGCGTCCGCACTTTATGCAGGCATTATCGGTGAGGGAGAATCTGCTGCTGGCGCAACACCTGGCCGGTTTAAAGCAGCAGGAAGAGCGGGTAGAAGAACTGCTCTTCCGCCTGGGTTTGCCAGGAAAATCAAACCGACGGGTACAGGAGCTGAGCCTGGGTGAGCAGCAGCGGATAGCTATAGCCCGCGCTTTAATAAACACGCCAGGTGTAATTATCGCCGATGAGCCTACCTCTAATCTGGACGATCACCATTGCCTGCAGGTTGCCACCCTGCTAGAGGAGCAGGCCCAACTGGAACAGGCAGCACTACTCATTGTCACACATGATCAGCGCCTCAAAGACAGGTTTGTAAATCAGGTACATCTATGAATTTAATCAAACTGAGCCAGCGCCATTTACTGGCAAAGCCATTGGGCACATTTCTAAGTATTTTATTGCTTACCCTGGGAGCAGGCATCATCTCATTTCTGATCCTGCTGCACCTGAGTCTGGAAGACCGCTTAAACCGCAACATTAGCGGCATTGATATGGTAGTGGGTGCCAAGGGCAGTCCGCTGCAGCTTATTCTATGGAGCATTTACCACCTGGATTCCCCTACAGGCAACATCCCGCTGCATGAAGCAGAAAAATTTGTTAGCAATCCTTCTGTTGAAAAAGCCATTCCTCTTGCTTATGGAGATAATTTTCAGGGATACCCTATCGTTGGCACCACCATTCAGTACGTGGAGCACTATAATGGAGAAGTGGCAGCGGGGCATTTATGGCAGCAGCCTTTCGACGCCTGTGTGGGTGCCGCAGTAGCCGAGCGCCTGCAGCTGCAGATTGGAGACACTTTTTCAGGCACACATGGACTTGCTGCCGAGGGCGGTCATGTGCATAACGAAAGGGCCTATCGTATAGTGGGCATTCTGGCTCCGGCTAACTCAGTTCTCGATCAGCTGGTGCTAACAGCTATGGAAAGTATCTGGCTTTTGCATGAGCACGACAGCCACAGTGTAGAGGAGCCAATCGAAGTGGCGTCTGCAACAGATCATGCAAATGAGGACGAGCGGCACCATCCTGCAGAAGAAGTGCATGCACCTGGTGCCAGGCAGGAAATTACTGCCATGCTAGT contains these protein-coding regions:
- a CDS encoding ABC transporter permease; the encoded protein is MNLIKLSQRHLLAKPLGTFLSILLLTLGAGIISFLILLHLSLEDRLNRNISGIDMVVGAKGSPLQLILWSIYHLDSPTGNIPLHEAEKFVSNPSVEKAIPLAYGDNFQGYPIVGTTIQYVEHYNGEVAAGHLWQQPFDACVGAAVAERLQLQIGDTFSGTHGLAAEGGHVHNERAYRIVGILAPANSVLDQLVLTAMESIWLLHEHDSHSVEEPIEVASATDHANEDERHHPAEEVHAPGARQEITAMLVKFRNPMAALQLPKKINTESNIQAALPAIEVNRLFTLLGFSVEVLQAIGLLIMAVAGISVFVSLYNSLKDRQYELAIMRTLGASRFDLFAMVMLEALHLSIAGFVAGLLLSRLGIFILYNILADMVHGNLYRLGLQADEIYLLLICLLIGFMAALLPACQALSTNISKTLSHAS
- a CDS encoding ABC transporter ATP-binding protein translates to MEKESMIRTQALRYRYPQSRDMAFPDLACGAGEHLLLLGRSGIGKTTLLHLLAGLILPQEGEIWINGTDITNLSTTKLDKFRGQHIGLVFQRPHFMQALSVRENLLLAQHLAGLKQQEERVEELLFRLGLPGKSNRRVQELSLGEQQRIAIARALINTPGVIIADEPTSNLDDHHCLQVATLLEEQAQLEQAALLIVTHDQRLKDRFVNQVHL